A region of Paenibacillus sp. JNUCC-31 DNA encodes the following proteins:
- a CDS encoding anaerobic ribonucleoside triphosphate reductase codes for MNVLETTSPPASDLLSDLGRRIIGAEDADTLRENANLNGDSFSGKMSRLGSETAKWHALRHVLPEELALAVENGDLYVHDLDQYALGTTNCIFIPFDRLLASGFNTGNGSVRTPQTIMSAMALVAIIFQSQQNSQYGGVSANKIDWDLAPYVKRSFRKHYRKGQRLFGENALIEDEQLHLDSLEAKERCPQAFAFAKEETELETEQAAESLIHNLNTMSSRAGGQIPFTSLNYGLCTSAEGRLVSRSLLEATIRGLGNGETPVFPQHIFQCKQGINQGEGEPNYDLFRLAVTCSSRRMYPNFVNVDASFNLPYYQPDDPDTIIATMGCRTRTLADRFGRNRQSGKGNLSFNTINLVKLGIRYGICQGARAVADRAGFYTALESVMHNAAAGLLHRYHIQMQQPAKASDFMMREGVWEGGEQLAPNEPVADLLKHGTLSIGFIGLAECMTALYGRHHGQDLHVHREALNVIRTMREFCDRMSEQHNLNITLFATPAEGLSGKFTKIDRERYGSIAGVNDREYYTNSFHIPVYHTLPAYRKIELEAPFHTLCNAGAISYVELDGNVRANTTAFQRIVQYALAQDIGYFSINHPIDRCPSCGYEGVIGDVCPGCEAHENHVHFQRLRRVTGYLTGDYKVRFNAAKQAEVRDRVKHQ; via the coding sequence ATGAACGTGCTTGAGACCACCTCTCCCCCGGCATCCGACCTGCTATCCGATCTGGGAAGACGAATTATCGGCGCTGAAGATGCCGATACCCTGAGAGAGAATGCCAATCTGAACGGAGACTCGTTTAGCGGCAAGATGAGCCGGCTGGGTTCGGAGACCGCCAAGTGGCATGCCCTGCGTCATGTGCTGCCAGAGGAACTCGCTCTAGCTGTGGAGAACGGAGATCTGTATGTACATGATCTGGACCAGTATGCCCTTGGTACGACCAATTGTATCTTTATCCCATTTGACCGTCTGCTGGCCTCCGGCTTTAATACGGGCAACGGTTCGGTTCGCACGCCACAAACCATCATGTCTGCGATGGCACTGGTCGCCATTATTTTTCAGTCTCAGCAGAACAGTCAGTACGGCGGCGTATCCGCCAATAAAATCGACTGGGATCTGGCCCCTTATGTGAAACGCTCGTTCCGCAAGCATTACCGCAAGGGACAGCGACTGTTTGGGGAGAATGCCTTAATTGAGGATGAGCAGCTGCATCTGGATAGCCTTGAAGCGAAGGAACGGTGTCCACAGGCCTTTGCCTTTGCCAAGGAAGAAACGGAACTGGAGACGGAACAGGCTGCAGAATCCCTGATCCATAACCTGAACACCATGAGCAGCCGTGCAGGCGGACAGATTCCGTTCACTTCGCTGAACTACGGTCTGTGTACTTCGGCAGAAGGCCGGCTGGTGTCCCGGTCGCTGCTGGAAGCCACGATTCGGGGACTCGGCAACGGGGAAACTCCTGTGTTTCCACAACATATTTTTCAATGCAAGCAAGGAATCAACCAGGGCGAGGGTGAACCCAATTACGACTTGTTCCGGCTCGCTGTGACCTGTTCTTCACGTCGCATGTATCCGAATTTTGTCAATGTGGATGCATCCTTCAACCTGCCCTATTACCAACCGGATGATCCTGATACCATCATTGCCACAATGGGATGCCGTACACGCACACTGGCTGATCGCTTTGGACGCAATCGCCAGAGCGGCAAGGGCAACCTGTCTTTTAATACCATCAATCTGGTCAAGCTCGGCATTCGCTATGGGATCTGTCAGGGAGCAAGAGCCGTCGCTGATCGGGCGGGCTTCTATACTGCATTGGAATCCGTCATGCACAATGCAGCTGCCGGACTGCTGCACCGTTATCATATCCAGATGCAACAGCCTGCCAAAGCATCGGATTTCATGATGCGGGAAGGCGTATGGGAGGGCGGAGAACAACTGGCTCCGAATGAACCGGTTGCCGACCTGTTGAAACATGGTACGTTATCCATCGGTTTTATCGGACTGGCTGAGTGTATGACCGCTTTATATGGCCGTCACCATGGACAAGATCTCCATGTACATCGTGAAGCGCTGAATGTGATCCGTACGATGAGAGAGTTCTGTGACCGTATGAGTGAGCAGCATAACCTGAATATCACCTTATTTGCTACGCCCGCCGAGGGACTATCCGGCAAGTTCACCAAAATTGATCGTGAGCGATACGGCAGCATTGCCGGAGTCAATGACCGGGAATACTACACCAATTCCTTTCATATCCCGGTTTATCATACCCTTCCTGCTTATCGCAAGATTGAGCTGGAGGCTCCTTTTCACACATTATGTAATGCCGGGGCGATCTCCTATGTCGAACTCGATGGGAATGTGAGGGCTAACACCACTGCTTTTCAACGAATTGTGCAATACGCTCTGGCCCAGGATATCGGGTATTTCTCTATCAATCATCCGATTGATCGCTGTCCTTCCTGTGGCTATGAGGGCGTAATTGGAGATGTATGTCCTGGATGTGAGGCTCATGAAAACCACGTGCATTTCCAGCGGTTGCGCCGGGTGACAGGATATCTGACCGGTGACTATAAAGTACGCTTCAATGCAGCGAAGCAGGCCGAAGTGCGAGACCGGGTGAAACATCAGTGA
- the nrdG gene encoding anaerobic ribonucleoside-triphosphate reductase activating protein, with amino-acid sequence MNLYGYIPESVNEGTGLRAVLFISGCRHACPGCFSPDSWSFRAGEPFTEERQQQILHEVITHPLLEGITLCGGDPFFSAAECSSWVRQLRAARPDLTVWAYTGFVYEELITDPARAELSRLCDVIIDGPYVAAERDVSLPFRGSRNQRIIDVGATLAGQTIVTRQ; translated from the coding sequence GTGAATCTCTATGGTTATATCCCGGAATCAGTGAATGAAGGTACAGGCCTGCGTGCCGTGTTGTTCATCAGCGGATGCCGCCACGCCTGTCCGGGCTGCTTCAGCCCCGATTCGTGGAGCTTTCGGGCTGGTGAGCCATTTACGGAGGAGCGACAGCAGCAGATATTGCATGAAGTGATCACTCATCCCTTGCTGGAAGGGATTACGTTATGCGGAGGTGACCCTTTTTTCTCTGCTGCGGAGTGTAGCTCCTGGGTTCGGCAGCTTCGGGCTGCACGGCCTGATCTGACCGTATGGGCCTATACGGGATTTGTATATGAGGAACTGATTACAGACCCGGCACGGGCGGAGCTATCCCGGCTATGTGACGTCATTATTGATGGACCTTATGTCGCAGCGGAGCGTGATGTGTCTTTACCCTTTCGCGGCAGCCGCAATCAACGGATTATAGATGTCGGGGCAACGCTGGCTGGCCAGACAATCGTTACAAGGCAGTAA
- a CDS encoding glycoside hydrolase family 3 C-terminal domain-containing protein, with protein MTNQTKYPFQDTTLELDTRVKDLVSRLSEDEKIESMLQYQPAVERLGIAAYKHGTEAAHGLAWLGEATSFPQPVGLACTWDADLMKEIGSVIGDEARVFYKRNPAVNGLTLWAPTVDMERDPRWGRNEEAYGEDPELTAELTTALVKGIQGDHPKYYKAVATLKHFLANNNEVDRGSGSSSIDPRNMREYYLKAFEKPFKEGGAQSMMTAYNSINGTPALLHPFVNEIVKGEWGMDGFIVSDAGDVMGIKNDHKYYDSHTPGTVESVKAGIDSITDDADLSKQALREGLEQGTLTMEDIDLALFNTFRVRFRLGEFDPAEGNPYASIGEEAMMTEKAKALSLRAAREQVVLLKNDHGTLPLDKTKSGKVAVIGQLGGTVYRDWYAGTMPYSVSPLEAISSKVGGDKVAFKDGNDRITLTSVASGKVVGLGEGEKSPVIASGDAETFTLTDWGFGSYTLKADSNGKYLTTDEETVTASADEVYGWFVKEVFHLLPQEDGNVGLTTWNGKTVTAPNGGNDAFAVSEELKSFGATEMFKKDIVVNGLEEAVAAAKEAETAIVFVGNNPLVNGKEEIDRPSLDLAESQQRLVEAVYAANPNTVVVIVGSYPFTSNWVQENIPAVLYTSHAGQELGNAVADVLYGDYAPAGRLNMTWVQSADQLTDIRDYDIIQSGRTYQYFEGEVLYPFGHGLTYASFKYSNLELNPAQAGVDETITVHVDVTNTGAIASDEVVQLYVRAGQSRVKRPLKTLKGFRRLHIEAGATVKVSFKLPVQELAIWDVTRDRYVVENGTYSVMVGKSSSDIQLVADLTVQGETIPARNLSVATRAENYDAYLGVDLDESKEGGTSVRVIGEQGWIAFKDADFGSGVASLEARVSAEQAGAVLEVRLGASDGTLAGRVELVQGEAQQWSTVRTDLKGVSGQQDVYLVLSAGVRVSHFEIR; from the coding sequence ATGACCAACCAAACGAAATATCCCTTCCAGGATACAACGCTCGAACTGGATACACGTGTAAAGGACCTTGTGTCCCGTCTTTCGGAAGATGAGAAAATCGAATCGATGCTGCAATACCAACCAGCAGTAGAACGCCTGGGTATCGCGGCATATAAACACGGCACAGAAGCAGCCCATGGCTTGGCCTGGCTTGGTGAAGCCACTTCTTTCCCGCAGCCGGTAGGGCTGGCATGCACATGGGATGCGGACCTGATGAAAGAGATTGGCTCCGTGATCGGAGATGAGGCACGTGTATTTTACAAGCGCAATCCGGCTGTGAATGGTCTCACCCTGTGGGCACCTACAGTGGATATGGAGCGTGATCCGCGTTGGGGGCGAAACGAAGAAGCTTATGGTGAAGACCCGGAATTGACAGCTGAGCTGACTACAGCGCTGGTTAAGGGAATCCAGGGCGACCATCCGAAGTATTATAAGGCCGTTGCCACGTTGAAACATTTCCTTGCGAACAATAATGAAGTGGATCGCGGCAGTGGTTCATCCAGCATTGATCCGCGCAACATGCGTGAATATTATCTGAAAGCATTTGAGAAACCGTTCAAAGAGGGCGGCGCGCAGTCCATGATGACCGCATACAACTCGATCAACGGTACGCCAGCATTGCTTCATCCGTTTGTAAACGAGATTGTGAAGGGCGAATGGGGCATGGATGGCTTCATCGTGAGTGACGCAGGGGATGTCATGGGGATCAAGAACGATCATAAATATTATGATTCCCACACCCCAGGTACAGTAGAGTCTGTCAAAGCAGGTATTGACAGTATTACCGATGATGCGGATCTGTCGAAGCAGGCGTTGCGTGAAGGGCTGGAGCAAGGCACACTCACGATGGAAGACATCGATCTGGCGTTGTTCAATACGTTCCGTGTGCGTTTCCGTCTGGGGGAATTCGATCCGGCTGAAGGCAATCCATACGCTTCCATTGGCGAAGAAGCGATGATGACAGAGAAAGCAAAGGCCTTGTCATTAAGAGCGGCGAGAGAACAGGTTGTTTTGCTCAAAAATGATCATGGCACGCTTCCGCTGGATAAAACGAAATCCGGTAAAGTGGCTGTTATTGGTCAGCTTGGCGGAACAGTCTACCGTGACTGGTATGCAGGTACCATGCCGTACAGTGTATCCCCGCTTGAAGCGATCAGCAGCAAAGTAGGCGGCGACAAGGTTGCATTCAAAGATGGCAATGACCGTATTACATTGACTTCCGTCGCAAGCGGAAAGGTTGTCGGTTTGGGTGAAGGGGAGAAATCACCGGTCATTGCTTCAGGAGATGCCGAGACGTTTACGTTGACGGACTGGGGTTTCGGGAGTTACACGCTCAAGGCAGACAGTAACGGTAAATATCTGACGACGGATGAAGAGACGGTTACGGCATCAGCGGATGAAGTATACGGCTGGTTTGTAAAGGAAGTATTTCATCTGTTGCCACAAGAGGACGGAAACGTAGGGCTGACCACTTGGAACGGTAAAACAGTAACGGCTCCCAATGGCGGAAATGATGCTTTCGCAGTATCCGAAGAGTTGAAATCATTCGGTGCTACGGAGATGTTCAAAAAGGATATTGTGGTGAATGGATTGGAGGAAGCTGTAGCGGCTGCGAAGGAAGCGGAAACGGCGATTGTATTTGTCGGCAACAATCCGCTTGTAAATGGTAAAGAAGAGATCGACCGTCCAAGTCTGGATCTGGCTGAATCCCAGCAGCGTCTGGTTGAAGCCGTTTATGCAGCGAATCCGAATACCGTTGTAGTTATCGTGGGAAGTTACCCGTTCACGTCCAACTGGGTGCAGGAGAACATTCCGGCTGTATTGTATACATCCCATGCAGGACAAGAATTGGGGAATGCTGTTGCTGATGTATTGTATGGCGATTATGCGCCGGCAGGCCGTTTGAATATGACGTGGGTGCAATCCGCAGATCAGCTGACTGATATCAGAGACTACGATATCATTCAATCCGGACGTACGTACCAGTATTTTGAAGGTGAAGTACTGTATCCATTCGGACATGGATTAACGTATGCATCGTTCAAATACAGCAATTTGGAGCTGAATCCGGCCCAAGCTGGCGTGGATGAGACCATTACTGTGCATGTGGACGTGACCAATACAGGAGCGATCGCCAGTGATGAGGTTGTGCAATTGTATGTGCGTGCTGGACAGTCCCGTGTAAAACGCCCGCTCAAAACGTTAAAAGGTTTCCGTCGACTTCATATTGAAGCTGGAGCTACGGTGAAAGTCAGCTTCAAGCTGCCCGTTCAAGAACTGGCTATCTGGGATGTGACCCGTGATCGTTATGTCGTCGAAAACGGCACTTATTCGGTTATGGTGGGCAAATCTTCCTCCGATATCCAGCTTGTTGCAGACCTTACAGTACAAGGGGAGACGATTCCTGCCCGTAATCTGAGTGTAGCCACGCGTGCCGAGAACTATGACGCATACCTCGGTGTGGATCTGGATGAGAGCAAAGAAGGCGGAACATCTGTCCGTGTGATTGGTGAACAAGGATGGATTGCTTTCAAAGATGCCGATTTTGGCAGTGGTGTAGCTTCACTTGAAGCCCGTGTGTCGGCAGAACAGGCAGGTGCAGTATTGGAAGTTCGGTTGGGCGCATCCGACGGTACGCTGGCAGGGCGCGTGGAATTGGTTCAGGGCGAAGCCCAACAGTGGTCCACGGTTCGGACAGACCTTAAAGGGGTATCAGGTCAGCAGGATGTATACCTTGTGTTATCCGCAGGAGTGCGTGTCAGCCATTTTGAGATTCGTTAA
- a CDS encoding FAD-dependent oxidoreductase, translating into MSDNHQSTSGLPPVPVSLWRATHEFNAFPKLEEDISADVAIIGAGIAGITTAYLLAQAGMRVVILEAGKVLDGTTGHTTAKVSAQHGVIFDELMHHFGQEQARMYYEGNATAAKWMRDLVKEKQIDCQWAEEDAYVYIQSEENLKKLEVELTAYDKLNIPGQWVDPLPIPVPSRAGIRMPGQARFDPLAYLHYLLDSAVQQGVRIYEHTTVTDVEEDASLHVRTYGNGPSVTADHVVVASHFPVYDPGFYFTRLHAERSYAVVVEPQKPFTGGMYLSDDEPYRSLRTVIHEGKEHILFGGENHKTGQGICTFGHYEHLERYAAETFGIRNIPFRWSAQDLISLDKVPYIGPITGRHERVYVATGFAKWGMTTGTMAGHILTDRITGRDNSYAAVFDPARFKADPGVKNFIVENANVAKELISGKVGIIHKNVGELGNDEGSVVRHDGKRAGAYKDPSGKLFLVDTTCTHLGCEVEWNEGERSWDCPCHGSRFDYAGKVIEGPAVKDLKVLEAQE; encoded by the coding sequence ATGAGCGATAATCATCAGTCCACGTCAGGTCTGCCCCCCGTTCCTGTATCCCTGTGGCGGGCTACTCATGAATTTAATGCATTTCCTAAACTGGAGGAAGACATCTCTGCCGATGTTGCCATCATTGGTGCAGGAATAGCAGGTATTACAACCGCTTATTTACTGGCCCAGGCAGGCATGCGTGTGGTGATTCTTGAAGCCGGAAAAGTACTGGATGGCACAACCGGGCATACAACCGCCAAAGTATCCGCACAGCATGGTGTGATATTCGATGAATTAATGCACCACTTCGGACAAGAACAGGCTCGCATGTATTATGAAGGTAATGCCACAGCCGCCAAGTGGATGCGCGATCTGGTGAAAGAGAAACAGATCGATTGCCAGTGGGCGGAGGAAGATGCCTACGTCTATATTCAATCCGAGGAGAATCTCAAGAAGCTGGAGGTTGAACTGACCGCCTATGACAAGCTCAATATTCCTGGTCAATGGGTCGATCCGCTGCCTATCCCGGTCCCGTCCAGAGCAGGCATCAGGATGCCAGGTCAGGCTCGTTTTGATCCGCTGGCCTATCTGCACTACCTGCTTGATTCGGCGGTCCAGCAAGGTGTACGCATCTATGAACATACAACGGTGACCGATGTGGAAGAAGATGCTTCACTTCATGTGCGGACATATGGCAATGGTCCTTCCGTTACAGCGGATCATGTCGTTGTTGCCTCCCATTTCCCGGTATATGACCCTGGATTCTATTTTACACGGCTGCACGCTGAGCGCTCCTATGCTGTTGTTGTGGAACCTCAGAAGCCGTTTACTGGCGGGATGTACCTCTCGGATGATGAACCTTATCGTTCACTTCGCACCGTGATCCATGAAGGGAAGGAACACATCCTTTTCGGCGGCGAAAATCACAAAACAGGACAAGGCATATGCACGTTTGGTCACTATGAACATCTGGAGCGCTATGCGGCCGAAACATTTGGCATTCGCAACATTCCGTTTCGCTGGTCAGCCCAGGACCTGATTTCACTCGACAAGGTCCCTTACATTGGACCGATCACCGGACGACATGAACGTGTTTATGTAGCTACAGGCTTTGCCAAATGGGGCATGACCACAGGAACGATGGCTGGACATATTCTTACGGATCGAATTACCGGACGGGACAACTCTTACGCAGCTGTATTCGATCCTGCAAGGTTCAAGGCAGATCCTGGAGTGAAAAACTTCATCGTAGAGAATGCCAATGTAGCCAAGGAACTAATTTCCGGCAAAGTCGGCATTATTCACAAAAACGTTGGAGAACTCGGCAACGATGAAGGTTCTGTTGTTCGTCATGACGGTAAACGAGCCGGCGCTTACAAGGATCCGAGTGGCAAACTCTTTCTGGTGGACACCACCTGCACCCACTTGGGCTGTGAAGTGGAATGGAATGAAGGAGAACGCTCCTGGGATTGTCCATGCCATGGCTCACGCTTCGACTACGCAGGCAAAGTCATTGAAGGGCCTGCCGTTAAAGATCTTAAGGTACTTGAAGCACAGGAATAA
- a CDS encoding PadR family transcriptional regulator — MNVNIQFKKGVLELCVLVLINRQDRYGYELAQAVSQHIEVAEGALYPLLRRLVNDGYCTTYLQESSEGPPRKYYKLSVTGRDYMQTLTNEWNSFVRNVANLIEEGTSNE, encoded by the coding sequence GTGAATGTAAATATTCAATTTAAAAAAGGGGTGCTGGAGCTATGTGTCCTTGTTCTAATCAACCGCCAGGATCGTTACGGCTACGAACTGGCTCAGGCCGTATCCCAGCATATTGAAGTAGCAGAAGGCGCTCTATATCCCCTTTTGCGAAGATTGGTCAATGACGGCTATTGTACGACTTACTTGCAGGAATCCAGTGAAGGCCCACCGCGTAAATATTACAAACTCTCTGTTACGGGTCGTGACTATATGCAGACGCTCACGAATGAATGGAATAGCTTTGTGCGCAATGTCGCAAATCTTATAGAGGAAGGTACTTCCAATGAATAG
- a CDS encoding HAAS signaling domain-containing protein gives MNRQQFMQAMEVHLRPMDPQERAELLADYDQHFEMGLREGRLEEEIACELGHPSEIAREALGDRYDAQTPGSDPFYAPTYGEMRPPKNSNRAARNLFTGIGLLFLNLILGIPLGLTLWSLWLVIASLSLLVLAPVAAAVDFLFLNQFDKAELFVSIGALGVGILFAIAAKEVFKAFKVTTLQYLRWNKRTMKGDVSA, from the coding sequence ATGAATAGACAACAATTCATGCAGGCAATGGAGGTTCATCTAAGACCGATGGACCCGCAGGAACGGGCAGAACTGCTCGCTGATTATGATCAGCATTTTGAGATGGGATTGAGAGAAGGACGACTGGAAGAGGAGATTGCATGTGAACTGGGTCACCCCTCTGAGATTGCACGCGAAGCGCTTGGTGATCGTTATGATGCACAGACACCTGGATCAGACCCATTCTACGCACCAACGTATGGAGAAATGCGGCCACCAAAGAACAGTAACAGAGCGGCTCGAAACCTTTTCACCGGCATCGGACTGCTCTTTCTGAATTTGATTCTGGGAATTCCTCTTGGATTAACATTGTGGTCATTATGGCTTGTGATTGCCAGCCTGTCCTTGCTGGTATTAGCCCCTGTGGCCGCTGCAGTGGACTTCCTGTTTCTTAATCAATTTGATAAGGCAGAACTGTTCGTTTCCATCGGGGCGTTGGGTGTGGGAATTCTATTCGCCATTGCAGCCAAAGAGGTATTCAAAGCGTTCAAGGTAACTACTCTCCAATATCTCAGATGGAATAAAAGGACGATGAAAGGAGATGTATCCGCATGA
- a CDS encoding DUF4097 family beta strand repeat-containing protein: MSTKKWIALAIVCIGIGLLGTSIYGVQFGDKREAYSKRWDFKNDELQNIVMHANFSADIDFVVSPDSDGYIEVDGKWDPAVVKSFEQATFSDGTFKLSQPKRAQLQFFTLYWNDRDSKITVALPEGHQLKEVKLESSSSEWNLTGLKADLLELNSTSGAVQLENITVPAIQLELTSGDIKASAIAGDMEVKQTSGSFRLDGLNGKVTSHIQSGDTKITQLNGAANVEFTSGSVKIEQASSGPIDVSGHSGDIFIEAAADFDGIFDARTTSGDVNVPESPMVSREVIKARSTSGSIKIKQQ; the protein is encoded by the coding sequence ATGAGTACAAAAAAATGGATTGCCTTAGCAATAGTATGTATCGGCATAGGCTTGCTCGGAACATCCATATACGGGGTTCAGTTCGGAGACAAGCGGGAGGCGTACTCCAAACGATGGGATTTCAAAAATGATGAGTTACAAAACATAGTCATGCATGCTAACTTTAGCGCGGATATTGACTTTGTAGTTAGCCCGGACTCCGATGGTTATATCGAAGTGGATGGCAAATGGGACCCGGCCGTGGTTAAAAGCTTTGAACAGGCAACCTTCTCCGATGGTACATTCAAGCTGTCCCAGCCGAAACGTGCGCAATTGCAATTTTTCACTCTTTATTGGAATGACAGAGACTCCAAAATAACGGTTGCCCTGCCTGAGGGGCATCAGCTGAAAGAGGTCAAATTGGAATCCTCCTCAAGTGAATGGAATCTGACAGGTCTGAAAGCCGATCTGCTGGAGTTGAACAGTACCTCTGGTGCTGTTCAACTCGAGAACATCACCGTGCCGGCCATTCAACTGGAATTGACCTCAGGTGATATTAAAGCCTCAGCCATTGCAGGAGATATGGAAGTAAAACAAACATCGGGAAGTTTCAGGCTGGATGGACTTAACGGAAAGGTGACCAGTCATATCCAGTCGGGCGATACAAAGATCACGCAATTAAACGGTGCAGCAAACGTTGAGTTTACTTCCGGAAGTGTGAAGATTGAGCAAGCTTCCTCCGGTCCGATCGATGTATCGGGACATTCAGGAGACATTTTCATAGAGGCGGCAGCCGATTTTGACGGAATATTTGACGCACGGACCACTTCCGGTGATGTGAATGTACCTGAATCCCCAATGGTGAGCCGTGAAGTCATCAAAGCTCGTTCTACGTCAGGCAGCATTAAGATCAAGCAGCAATGA
- a CDS encoding 3-ketoacyl-ACP reductase, which yields MELKNKTAVITGAGKGIGRAIAQALAKEGVHLGLIARTASDLETLQQSLSQEYGVKVTSAIADISDRTQAEAAVAAIEMELGAVDILINNAGIASFGTLLDMDPEEWERILHVNVMGTYYVTRAVLPSMIKESSGSIINIASTAGERGFATGSAYCASKFALLGMTESLMQEVRKSNIRVTALTPSTVNTELATNAGLKIGDEDRMMQAEDVAELALATLKLSDRVFVKAAGIWTTNPQ from the coding sequence ATGGAACTTAAAAATAAAACGGCTGTCATCACTGGCGCCGGTAAAGGTATCGGACGTGCCATTGCTCAAGCACTTGCCAAAGAAGGTGTACATCTCGGACTTATCGCTCGGACGGCCTCCGATCTGGAGACTCTCCAGCAATCGCTGAGCCAGGAATATGGTGTAAAAGTAACCAGTGCCATTGCGGATATTTCGGATCGTACCCAGGCTGAAGCAGCCGTGGCTGCCATCGAGATGGAGCTTGGTGCAGTGGATATTCTGATCAATAACGCAGGAATTGCAAGCTTCGGCACACTGCTGGACATGGACCCGGAAGAATGGGAACGCATCCTGCATGTCAATGTCATGGGTACATACTACGTAACACGTGCCGTGCTGCCAAGCATGATTAAGGAAAGCAGCGGTAGCATTATCAATATCGCCTCCACGGCAGGCGAGCGTGGATTCGCTACAGGTTCAGCTTACTGTGCTTCCAAATTCGCCCTGCTCGGCATGACCGAATCCCTGATGCAGGAAGTGCGTAAATCCAATATTCGGGTCACTGCGTTAACGCCAAGTACAGTGAACACAGAATTGGCAACCAATGCCGGGCTCAAAATTGGCGACGAAGACCGGATGATGCAAGCGGAAGACGTAGCTGAACTGGCTTTGGCAACGCTCAAACTCTCGGATCGTGTATTTGTCAAAGCCGCAGGCATCTGGACTACTAATCCACAGTAA
- a CDS encoding helix-turn-helix domain-containing protein: MDIGLAIRTIRKQKQITIMQMCEGTGLSKGFISNVENNKTSPSIATLESIADYLEVPLPYLLLSPEQRMNVVRKDERKETTAGSGQIKVQHLTAKGAMRMSIVELPPGASTGENKHAGEESHLVLQGRIRAEQCEDAEILEAGDSFSWNAIVPHEVTNIGEETAVVLIAVSKELDLDRLWNK; this comes from the coding sequence ATGGATATTGGCCTAGCCATTCGTACGATCCGGAAACAGAAACAGATTACCATCATGCAAATGTGCGAGGGTACGGGGCTGTCCAAAGGGTTTATCAGCAACGTGGAAAATAATAAAACATCACCTTCCATTGCCACGCTCGAAAGTATCGCAGATTATCTGGAAGTGCCACTGCCGTACTTGCTGCTGTCACCGGAGCAGCGAATGAACGTGGTGCGCAAGGATGAGCGCAAGGAGACAACTGCCGGAAGCGGGCAGATCAAGGTACAGCATCTAACGGCAAAAGGCGCCATGCGGATGTCCATTGTGGAACTGCCGCCAGGCGCATCAACGGGGGAAAACAAGCATGCCGGAGAAGAGAGTCATCTGGTTCTGCAAGGCAGGATTCGCGCTGAACAGTGTGAGGATGCAGAGATTCTGGAAGCTGGAGATTCGTTCAGCTGGAATGCCATCGTTCCCCACGAAGTGACCAATATTGGCGAGGAGACAGCAGTGGTACTGATTGCTGTGTCCAAGGAACTGGACTTGGATCGTTTATGGAATAAATAA
- a CDS encoding glyoxalase superfamily protein, whose translation MIRGIVPILRIFDEEKAKEFYLEYLGFRLDWEHRFETDLPLYMQISLDSLVLHLSEHHGDCTPGAALRIETDSLDALCEALNAKKYKHSRPGITDTPWNLREMTVIDPFGNRIVFYEPNAG comes from the coding sequence ATGATCAGAGGAATCGTGCCTATTTTGAGGATATTTGATGAAGAAAAGGCGAAAGAGTTCTACCTGGAATACCTGGGTTTCCGATTGGATTGGGAACATCGGTTTGAGACAGACTTGCCGCTATATATGCAGATATCCCTGGATTCCCTTGTATTGCATCTATCCGAACATCATGGCGATTGTACACCTGGAGCGGCATTGCGAATAGAAACGGACTCGCTCGATGCATTATGTGAGGCACTCAATGCGAAAAAGTACAAGCATTCCAGACCGGGCATTACGGACACGCCGTGGAATCTAAGGGAAATGACAGTCATTGACCCGTTTGGCAACCGGATTGTTTTTTATGAACCTAACGCAGGATAG